Proteins encoded in a region of the Halioglobus maricola genome:
- a CDS encoding thiol:disulfide interchange protein DsbA/DsbL: MFKRIALVFSLMMVSLLACAQDGETWEAGKHYTLIQPAIRTANPDKIEVAEFFWYGCGHCYTFEPVIGQWKKTIADDVAFRAIPAQWGGAMELHAKAFYTAEALGVAETMHPVIFQAMNVDRKRLGSEEEIAELFVANGVAEEDFLKAYSSFGVSSQARQANSTARGAKVSGTPSVMVNGKYMISARTAGSNANMLKVADYLVEKERAAAGS, translated from the coding sequence ATGTTTAAACGAATCGCACTGGTTTTTTCCCTGATGATGGTTTCCCTGCTGGCATGTGCCCAGGACGGTGAAACCTGGGAAGCGGGCAAGCATTACACCCTTATTCAGCCCGCCATTCGTACTGCCAACCCGGACAAAATCGAGGTGGCTGAATTTTTCTGGTATGGCTGTGGTCACTGCTATACCTTCGAACCGGTCATCGGCCAGTGGAAAAAGACCATCGCTGATGACGTTGCCTTCCGTGCTATCCCCGCTCAATGGGGCGGCGCCATGGAGCTGCATGCCAAGGCGTTCTACACCGCGGAAGCGCTGGGTGTAGCTGAAACCATGCACCCGGTAATCTTCCAGGCCATGAATGTGGATCGCAAACGCCTTGGTAGTGAGGAAGAAATCGCCGAGCTGTTTGTGGCCAACGGTGTTGCCGAAGAAGATTTCCTCAAGGCTTACAGTTCTTTTGGTGTTAGCAGCCAGGCGCGCCAGGCCAACTCTACGGCTCGTGGCGCCAAGGTATCCGGTACGCCATCGGTGATGGTTAACGGCAAGTATATGATTTCTGCACGCACAGCGGGCAGTAACGCAAATATGCTGAAAGTAGCCGACTATCTGGTAGAGAAAGAGCGCGCTGCCGCCGGGAGCTGA
- a CDS encoding cysteine synthase A — MHTALDVTQLIGNTPLLHLRQVSEQTGCTILGKAEFLNPGGSVKDRTALGIIRAAEQAGELQPGGRIVEGTAGNTGIGLTLVANALGYKSTVVMPITQSKEKIDSLELLGADLHLVPATSYDDSRHYVHTAERLANKMAGKEEHGAIWARQFDNPANMAIHEETTGREIWEQTDGKVDGFICSVGTGGTLAGVSAALKGNNKDVAIGIADPLGASLYSHFSKGELERSEGNSIIEGVGINHVTDNLAQAQVDHAYAISDHDALPYIYDLLQHEGLCLGGSSALNIAGAVKLAEELGPGHTIVTILCDYGTRYQSKLFNPVFLENKGLPVPPWLQI, encoded by the coding sequence GTGCATACCGCCCTCGACGTCACCCAACTGATTGGCAACACCCCCCTGCTTCACCTGCGACAGGTGTCAGAACAGACCGGATGCACAATCCTGGGCAAGGCCGAATTCTTGAATCCCGGTGGCTCGGTCAAGGATCGCACTGCCCTGGGCATCATTCGTGCCGCTGAACAGGCCGGTGAATTGCAGCCGGGTGGACGCATTGTCGAGGGCACCGCCGGTAATACAGGCATCGGCCTCACCCTGGTGGCGAACGCGCTGGGGTACAAAAGTACCGTGGTGATGCCTATCACCCAGTCCAAAGAAAAAATCGATTCGCTGGAACTACTGGGGGCCGACCTGCACCTGGTGCCTGCTACCTCTTATGACGACTCCAGGCACTATGTACATACCGCCGAGCGCCTGGCCAACAAAATGGCCGGAAAGGAAGAGCACGGCGCTATCTGGGCCCGGCAGTTCGACAACCCGGCCAATATGGCTATCCATGAAGAGACCACTGGCCGCGAGATCTGGGAACAAACAGACGGCAAGGTAGATGGCTTCATCTGTAGCGTTGGTACCGGCGGCACACTGGCGGGCGTGTCCGCCGCCCTGAAGGGGAACAACAAAGACGTTGCTATCGGCATCGCCGACCCGCTCGGCGCCTCCCTGTATAGCCACTTCAGCAAGGGAGAGCTCGAACGCAGTGAGGGCAACTCTATCATCGAGGGGGTTGGGATCAATCACGTCACGGACAACCTGGCGCAAGCGCAGGTGGACCACGCCTACGCGATCAGCGATCACGACGCCCTGCCCTACATCTATGACTTGCTCCAGCATGAAGGCCTTTGTCTGGGAGGCTCTTCCGCTCTCAACATCGCCGGCGCAGTAAAACTCGCCGAGGAGCTGGGCCCGGGACACACTATTGTCACCATTCTTTGCGACTACGGTACCCGTTACCAGAGCAAACTGTTCAATCCGGTGTTCCTGGAAAACAAGGGGCTTCCTGTTCCTCCCTGGCTACAAATCTGA